A segment of the Thiohalomonas denitrificans genome:
ACCCGCGGGTAGCAGAAGATGCACTTCTCCGATTTTCCCGCCAGCGGATTGAAGTAGATCTTCTTGTAGGGGCAGGCCGCGACGCAGTAGCGATAGCCGCGGCAGCGCTCCTGATCGATCAGAACGATGCCGTCCTCCTCGCGCTTGTAGATGGCCTGGCGCGGGCAGGCGGCTTCACAGGCGGGGTTGGAGCAGTGATTGCAAAGGCGCGGCAGGTAGAAAAAATAGGCGTTGGGGAACTCGCCCGCGCCCTGGTCCTCGTCCCAGTTGGGACCCCAGGCCATCTCATCAGCCGGGCGTAACGGTTTCTCCCCCTCCTCGAACAGCGCCTCGTATCCGAACTCCACGGGATAACCGTAATCCTCGCGCAGGCGTGGCAGACGGCCGGGGCGCAGCTCATCGCCCTCCCAGCCGCCGCCGGCCTGTTCCCAATCCTTGGGGTAGCCTTTGCCGGGCCGGGTCTCCACGTGATTCCAGTACATGAACTCACGCCCACCCCGATCCGTCCACTGCGACTTGCAGGCGAGGGTGCAGGTCTGGCAGCCAATGCATTTGTTGAGGTCGATGACCATTCCCAGTTGTCGTGCTGTCATTGTCTAAACCCCGTTAACCACAGAGAACACAGAGAGAGAGTATTTGTGTGCATACGGCAGGGTGAGCGCATATTCACAGGCTTGGTGCCCGGCGAGCGATGCAAGTGCCTGATATCAGGTACGCCTTGAATACATCCCTGTAGGCTCGACGGCAGCATCCCTGCTGCCGACAACCTGATATCAAGCACTCGCACCATTCGCTTCAAAGTATGCGGATGCCCTGATGCGTACACGAACTCGCGTAGACGCAAATAGGCTGAACGTGCAATACGCGAGACCGCTGCACCCTGTCGGCACGAGATGGACCCTCCTGACATCAACGGACCAGAACTTTCAGTTCTTTCTCTGTGCCCTCTGTGGTTAACCGCTATGCCGTTCATGCCTTCTCCACCTCCACGGAAGATTCGTGGGCGATCATGTTGCCGTCCCAGTTGGGGCTGAAGGTGAGGTGCCCCCAGCCGTCGGGCAGTTCCAGCAGCGAGATCATTCCCGCCACGGTGCTGTTGAGTCCGATGCGTTTTTCGAACTGGTGCGGCTCCCAGGCGTGGTCCATCACCACCGCCTCCGGCGGCACCGCCGGCATCAGCTTGACGCGGGCGATGAACTCGCCCACATCGTTGAAGACCCGCACCCGGTCATCCTCGCCCACCTCCCGCGCCGCGGCCGTTGCCGGGTTGAGCCACAGATAGGGCTCACCGCGCTGCAGTCGCAGAAGCTGTGCGTTGGTTCGCCACTGGGAGTGGATGCCCCAGCGGGTATGCGGGGTGTAGAAGGCCAGCGGGAAACTGGGCGGGCGGAGCGGTCCCATGGCCGTGGGCACCGTCCAGCCGTGCTCCTTGAAGACCGGGTGGTCCACAAAGAACTGCTGCCGCCCCGAGTGGGTCTTGTACGGCTCGCGCAGATAGACGTTGCGCTCGAAGGAGTGGTAGGGCCGGTTGGCGTAGAGCGGAGAGGTGAAGCCCGCCTTCTCGTTGAGAATGACGAAACCGTTCTTGCGCGCGTCCTCGGGTGTCCAGGGGGCGATCTGCTCCACGTTCTCCATCAACCAGCGCACCACATCCTCGTCGTTGTTCAAGGTGCCGCCGTCGGTGAAGTCATCGGGCAGGGTCTGCAGGTCACGCATCACCGGCGCGGCCATGTCGCCCTCCTCCACCAGGAAATCGGGGTCGGGGATGGGTTCGATACCGCGGGCCTTGGCCACCTTCGCCATCGCCTCCGACAGGCCCCGACAGATCGTCCACTCGGAGCGGGTCTCCCCCACCGGCTTGAGCCCTTCGGGGGGAATGGTGACGTTGCAAAAGCGGTGGTAGCCGAGTTCGCCGCGGATGTCCCACGACTCATAGTGGCTCTTGGCCGGA
Coding sequences within it:
- a CDS encoding 4Fe-4S dicluster domain-containing protein, with product MTARQLGMVIDLNKCIGCQTCTLACKSQWTDRGGREFMYWNHVETRPGKGYPKDWEQAGGGWEGDELRPGRLPRLREDYGYPVEFGYEALFEEGEKPLRPADEMAWGPNWDEDQGAGEFPNAYFFYLPRLCNHCSNPACEAACPRQAIYKREEDGIVLIDQERCRGYRYCVAACPYKKIYFNPLAGKSEKCIFCYPRVEKGLAQACAYQCVGRARHVAYLDDKEGALHRLVNEWKVALPLHAEYGTQPNVYYVPPLSPPQIGPDGRPLEEPRVPDDYLVELFGPGVGAALETLREEMAKKNRGEPSELMDLLIAYRHGDMFRLDRPREVV